GCGCGCCGTCGTAGCCGGGGATGATCTTCAGCATGAACGTCGGCACGGTGATCTGGGCCTTCGCCTCGGCCGGGTCCAGTGCGAAGTGCTTGTAGCCCATGGTCGCGGTGGCCACGCGCAGCGTGCCGTAATCCAGCGTGCCGACGAGCGCGCCGTTGTCGACATAGAGGTTCGGCGCCCCGATGGTCTTCGGGTAGGCGCTGACCTCGCGGCCCGACGCGGTGGCCGGGAAGTTGTCGAGGTACATCGCGTGCAGGTACTCGCCGCGCTCGCCGTCGAAGGTGACGGGGATGGCCTGGCCCGACTCGGTGTAGGGGCCGTAGCCGCTCACGTCGCCCATCTTCATGACCTCGAAGCGCACCAGCGGTTCTTCGATCTCGAGCGGCTCCGGCACGACGGCACGAAGGGCTTCGGGGTCGGTGCGGTAGACGATGTTGAAGTACTCGCGGTCGGTGAACCGCGGCACCATCGGCGCGAACGCGGGGTTCACGAGCGGCGTGGTCACGTGCGCCACGACGTCTTCTTGCTTCATGGTCGTCACCGTCCGGTCCACTGGGGCGCGCGGCGCTCGGCGAAGGCGGTCATGCCCTCGCGAACGTCGGCGGAGGTCATCAGGGTCTTGAGTTCTTCACGCTGCGCGGCGAACGCCTCGGGCTCGGGAGTCCCGCCGGCGGCGCGCACGATCTTCTTCACCGCGGCCAGCGCGATCGGCGCGTTCTGCGCCACCAGCTCGGCCAGCTGCAGCGCGACGGCGGTCGCTTCGCCGGCCGTGACCACGCGATTGGCCAGGCCGAGCTCACCGGCCCGGCGGCCGGTGATCGGCTCACCCGTCAGCAGCAGCTCCATCGCGAGGTGGTGGGGGAGCCGCTTCGGCAGGCGGATCACGCCGCCGCCCGCGGCGACCAGGCCGCGTTTCACCTCGGGCAGCCCGAACTTCGCGTCTTCACCGGCCACGATCAGGTCGCAGCCCAGCGCGAGTTCGAACCCGCCGCCCATGGCCCAACCTTCGACCGCGGCGATCAACGGCTTGGTCAGCTCGGCCTCGGTCAGCCCGCCGAACCCGCGGCCCGGGATCTCCGGGCTGTCGCCGGCCAGCGCGGCCTTGAGGTCCATGCCGGCGCTGAAGGTGCCTTCGGCGCCGGTGAGGACACCCGCCCGCAGCGTCGGGTCGCCCTCCAGGGTGTCCAGCGCTTCCGCCAGCCCGGCCGCGACGGCCGCGTTCACGGCGTTGCGGGTCTGCGGGCGATCGATCGTGATCAGCAGCGTGGTGCCGATCCGCTCGGTGCGCACTTCGGTGGTCATGACGTCACTTCTTTTCTGCGACTGTAGGTTCAGCGGTTCGCGAGTTCCGCGAGGACTTCGGCGGTGTCCTGGCCGGCGACCGGGGCCGGGCGGCGGATCGAGCCGGGCGTGGCGGAGAAGCGCACCGGGATGCCGACCGTGCGGATGGTGCCCTCGGTCGGGTGCTCGACGGTGTCGAGCAGGTGGCCTTCACGCACGTATTCGTCTTCGTGGGCGCGGTCCAGTTCGAGGACGGGCGCGAACGGGATGCTGTGCTTGGCGCAGACCTCGGCCCATTCGGCGGTGGTGAGCGCGGGGGCGCACTCGTCGATGAGCTCCGCGAGGGCGTCGACGTCGGCGTTGTCGATCGCCTCGCCGTTCACACGCCGGTCCTCGACCAGGTCGGCGCGGCCGGCGGCGGCGAAGAAGTCGCGGAAGTTCTGCGGGTTGTAGGGGATCACGCAGGCGAGGCCGTCCTTCGTCGGCGCCGCGCGGTGGCCCTGCGACATCGACAGCGGGAAGCCCGTCGGGCCCTGCGCCGGCTCGAACACGTGCCCGGCGAGGTGCTCCACGAGGTTGAACGCGATGAGCGTGTCGGTCATCGGGATCTCGATCTGCTGGCCGGCGCCGGTGCGGTCGCGGTGGTGCAGCGCGGCGAGCACGGTGTAGACGATCGTCAGCGACGAAACCTTGTCGCCCAGGATGGTCGGCAGGTAGACCGGCTTGCCGATCGCGCGGTTGGCGATGTCGACCAGGCCCGAGGCGGCCTGCACGGTCTCGTCGTAAGCGGCGTTGCCGGCACGGTCGGAGTCACTGCGGAAGCCCTGCGCGTGGGCGTAGATCAGGCCCGGGTTGCGCTTCGCGACCTCGGCGTAGTCCAGGCCGAGCCGCGCCAGAGCGCCGGGGCGCATGTTGGTGATCAGCACGTCGGCGGTGCCGATCAGCGTCAGCGCCTGCTCGCGCTCGCCGGCGTCCTTGAGGTTCAGGGCGACGCTGCGCTTGTTGCGGTTCACGTTGAGGTTGAGCGAGGTCATCCCCGGCGTGGTGCGGTACTGGCCCACGCGGACGGTGTCGGCGGGGGACTCGATCTTGATCACGTCGGCGCCCAGGTCACCGAGGATCTGCGCCGCGTACGGGCCCATCACCACGGTCGAGAGGTCGATCACGCGCACCCCGTCCAGCGGTCCGGTGGCGGTGTTCTGCTCGTCCATCTTCGATCCTTTCGCACCTGCTGTTCTTGCTCTGCCACCGAAGTTAGTAGCGCAGGTGAAGAAAGGGAATGATCATGTCGCGCAGAATGGTATGACCACAGCGATCACACCATTCTTGCGCGGTTTCAGCTGGTCAGGGGTTCGGCGAAGATCTCGCGCGCGGCGGTGACGAGCTCGGCCAGGTCGCCGCTGTCGCCCCGGTCACGTCGCCAGAGCAGGTTGGTTTCCAGCTCGGGCTGGAAATCGGTGAAGGGGAGCACGGCGACGTTTTCGAGCCGGTAGAGGTGCATGGGGCTGGCCTCGTCGAGCATGGAAATGGAAAACGCCAGCCCGGAGGAAATGATTTCCGAGACGCCCGAATAGCCGGTGTTCGCCAGTTTGAGCCGTTTCTTGATACCCAGCGACATCAATTGGTGGTCGAGCTGTTCGAAATACGCCGGCGTGGAATCCTCGGGTGCGGCGAGGTAGGCGAACCCGGACAGCTCGGCCAGGCTCACCGACTGGCGGCCGGCGAACTGGTCGGCGGGCACCACGGCGCCGAGGCGTTCGGACATCGCCGGCAGTGCTTCGAGCGCCGGATCGGTCACGGGCATGCGCGCCAGCGTCAGCGCGAGCCGCCCGTCGAGCACGGCGTCGACGAGGTCGGGGCTGGCGCCGGGCCAGCGCTTGAGCTCGAACCGCTCGCGCACCCGCTCGGCCAGCGCCGTGACGCGGTCGCGCAGGTCCGGGTGCACGCCCGCGGGCATGCCGAGGAACACGGTGCTGCGCTGGGGTTCCGTCGCCTCGCGCAGCCGCCACGGGATGGAGTTCACCTGCTCCAGCACGTCGCGCGCAATCGGCAGCAGCGCGGTGCCCGCGGCGGTGAGGGTGACGTGGTGGGTGCTGCGGTCGAACAGCTTCTGGCCGAGTTCGTGCTCGAGGTCCTTGATCCGCTGGCTCAACGGCGACGCGGCCATGTGGAGCCGCCGCGCGGCCGCCGAGAAGTTCAGCTCTTCGGCGACGGCCACGAAGTAGCGCAGGTGCAGCATTTCCACGGCGTGAGCTTAACCCGTGCGGGCTTGACCGGCGCCGGTCTGACCGGGTGTCGGCGCTGCCTCGGCGGATCACGCGCAGCAGCCGTTCGGTGCGGGGTTTTCCGCACCGGGCAAGGCGATTCCCGTCACGAGCACCAGCAGGTCGAGGGGCTCGACGTCCTCGTCGAGGCCGGCGCGGGTGGTGAGGGAGGTGGCTGTGTCGGTGATCACCGCGTGCCAGCGGGCGAATAGCTCCTCGCGGTCGCCGCCGGGATCGTCCGTTATGGACAGTGCGAGGTCGCTTTGTCCCGGACGTGGTCGAGGAAGAGCCCGAGCCACGTGAACAGCGCGGCCTAGGGGTCCCCGGTGTGCGAGCAGGGCCTGGCCCTCGGCCCTGAGCGTTTCGACCTCTTCGGCGTAGACCGCCGCGAGCAAGTCGCGCCGCCGGGGGAAGTGGCGGTATGGCGGTGCGCGTCGAGCAGAACGTGAGCGACGGCGAGTTCTCCGAGAACCGCTACACGAGCACCGGCACTCAGGTCTCCACCGGCCGGTCGTACGCCGTGACCAGCATGGACATGGTTCGGGTGCACGACGGGCGGATCGTCGAGCACTGGGCGATCATGGACGTGACGGACCGGGCGGCGCAGCTGCGAGCGGGAGGGTGATCGTGAACGCGGCGCCACCTTCGGGGGCGGGTCCGGCCCGGAGCGCGCCGCCCATGCGCTCGACCAGGCCGTGGACCAGGGCCAGGCCGATGCCGGAGCCGACGGGGCGGTGGTCGCGGTAGCGCTTGTTCAGCACGCCGCGCTCGAAGGCCACGGCGTAGTCCTCCGGCGCGAGGCCGGGTCCGCCGTCGCGCACCGCGAGGTGCGCGTGCCCCTGGTCCACGACCAGGGAGAACACCATCGGCGCGCCGGCCGGGGTCACGCGCAGGGCGTTTTCCGCGAGGCCGTCGACCACCTGTTGCAGGCGCCGCGCGTCGGCGGTGACGAGCACCGGGGCGGCGGGCGAATCGACGTACAGAGGCACGTTTTCGCGTTCGCAGCGCAGCTGCCAGACCTGCGCGCGGTCGCCGACGAGCGCGGCCAGGTCGAGCGTCGCGAGGTCGAGACGGAACTCGTCGGCGCCGAGGCGGGCGAGTTCGAGCAGGTCGCTCACCAGGCGT
The sequence above is a segment of the Amycolatopsis sp. 2-15 genome. Coding sequences within it:
- a CDS encoding crotonase/enoyl-CoA hydratase family protein yields the protein MTTEVRTERIGTTLLITIDRPQTRNAVNAAVAAGLAEALDTLEGDPTLRAGVLTGAEGTFSAGMDLKAALAGDSPEIPGRGFGGLTEAELTKPLIAAVEGWAMGGGFELALGCDLIVAGEDAKFGLPEVKRGLVAAGGGVIRLPKRLPHHLAMELLLTGEPITGRRAGELGLANRVVTAGEATAVALQLAELVAQNAPIALAAVKKIVRAAGGTPEPEAFAAQREELKTLMTSADVREGMTAFAERRAPQWTGR
- a CDS encoding CaiB/BaiF CoA transferase family protein, with amino-acid sequence MDEQNTATGPLDGVRVIDLSTVVMGPYAAQILGDLGADVIKIESPADTVRVGQYRTTPGMTSLNLNVNRNKRSVALNLKDAGEREQALTLIGTADVLITNMRPGALARLGLDYAEVAKRNPGLIYAHAQGFRSDSDRAGNAAYDETVQAASGLVDIANRAIGKPVYLPTILGDKVSSLTIVYTVLAALHHRDRTGAGQQIEIPMTDTLIAFNLVEHLAGHVFEPAQGPTGFPLSMSQGHRAAPTKDGLACVIPYNPQNFRDFFAAAGRADLVEDRRVNGEAIDNADVDALAELIDECAPALTTAEWAEVCAKHSIPFAPVLELDRAHEDEYVREGHLLDTVEHPTEGTIRTVGIPVRFSATPGSIRRPAPVAGQDTAEVLAELANR
- a CDS encoding acetoacetate decarboxylase, whose protein sequence is MKQEDVVAHVTTPLVNPAFAPMVPRFTDREYFNIVYRTDPEALRAVVPEPLEIEEPLVRFEVMKMGDVSGYGPYTESGQAIPVTFDGERGEYLHAMYLDNFPATASGREVSAYPKTIGAPNLYVDNGALVGTLDYGTLRVATATMGYKHFALDPAEAKAQITVPTFMLKIIPGYDGAPRVMELVRTEITDVVVKAAWTGPARLQLFEHVLAPLADLPVREIVSASHILTDLTLAPVTPVHDYLKGAQR
- a CDS encoding LysR family transcriptional regulator, with translation MEMLHLRYFVAVAEELNFSAAARRLHMAASPLSQRIKDLEHELGQKLFDRSTHHVTLTAAGTALLPIARDVLEQVNSIPWRLREATEPQRSTVFLGMPAGVHPDLRDRVTALAERVRERFELKRWPGASPDLVDAVLDGRLALTLARMPVTDPALEALPAMSERLGAVVPADQFAGRQSVSLAELSGFAYLAAPEDSTPAYFEQLDHQLMSLGIKKRLKLANTGYSGVSEIISSGLAFSISMLDEASPMHLYRLENVAVLPFTDFQPELETNLLWRRDRGDSGDLAELVTAAREIFAEPLTS
- a CDS encoding ester cyclase; protein product: MAVRVEQNVSDGEFSENRYTSTGTQVSTGRSYAVTSMDMVRVHDGRIVEHWAIMDVTDRAAQLRAGG